In Streptomyces sp. NBC_00448, the following are encoded in one genomic region:
- a CDS encoding chloramphenicol phosphotransferase CPT family protein, whose protein sequence is MIFLNGTSSAGKTTLARAIQEESDEPYLYWGIDTLFAMVPEKWAGARGGPLSFEGFRYDRSERDEDGRQLIIIRYGDVGRRMLAAACASVAELALKGCNVVVDEMLLGPDLLEDWLQALSGVQVYLVGVYCPVDVLEEREAARGNPAGLARGHLRTVHAHEARYDLKVDTSKAPAQELARTVLRAHSHAVAAGHHGGGPGSQR, encoded by the coding sequence GTGATCTTTCTCAACGGCACATCAAGTGCCGGTAAGACCACCTTGGCCCGCGCGATCCAGGAAGAAAGCGATGAGCCGTACCTGTACTGGGGCATCGATACGCTGTTCGCGATGGTGCCGGAGAAGTGGGCCGGCGCCCGCGGCGGGCCCTTGAGCTTCGAAGGGTTCCGCTACGACCGGTCGGAGCGTGACGAGGACGGCCGTCAGCTGATCATCATCCGGTACGGCGACGTCGGCCGCCGGATGCTTGCCGCCGCCTGTGCGTCGGTCGCCGAGCTGGCGCTCAAGGGCTGCAACGTCGTGGTCGACGAGATGCTGCTGGGTCCCGATCTGCTGGAGGACTGGCTCCAGGCGCTCTCCGGCGTACAGGTCTATCTCGTCGGGGTGTACTGCCCGGTCGATGTGCTTGAGGAGCGGGAGGCGGCACGGGGCAATCCGGCGGGCCTGGCGAGGGGACACCTGCGGACGGTTCATGCCCATGAGGCCAGGTACGACCTCAAGGTCGATACCAGCAAGGCCCCCGCGCAAGAGCTGGCGCGCACGGTTCTTCGGGCTCACTCGCACGCGGTAGCAGCGGGGCACCACGGTGGCGGGCCGGGAAGCCAGAGGTGA
- a CDS encoding S8 family serine peptidase, translating to MPRQYVRRRPRLTAAVLAAALCAAALGLSSQSAHAAGGGHTPHSLGAPRSTVAKADPHGKLGAHDRTLLQTAQSRKAPTVTVLLATDQGDTGKARAEVAKLGGRTEKVDDRLGYLRASVPTGKAEQLAASDAVTAVDLDETFKLSDPSPVTAQDRHAGQGAGTAPAPGPGTPADNAYLPTADTGAVDFVRQHPTWDGRGVTVGILDTGVDLDQPALRTTTTGARKIANWVTATDPVQDGDPTWLEMHTKVTVTGSTFTTGGVTWTAPAGSYEFQTFAEKNLYNSELGGDVNRDGDTSDVFGVLYRPSDHTIWVDADQDHVFGAGDVVRPYAQSGQVAHFGTDDPKTAVAETMPFTVEYRDGVDLSARGGTSVGKTADFVNLGLVSGSHGTHVAGITAGHGLFGGKMNGAAPGARIVSERVCLAAGCTDSALTEGMIDAVVNQHVDVINLSIGGLSALNDGSSVRELLYNRLIDGYGVQFFVSAGNDGSGMNTVAEPSTADEAVSVGASVSKETWWADYGAKVSASQALFPFSARGPREDGDLKPTLVAPGAAVSTVPMWQAGSSVPQAGYDLPPGYAMENGTSMASPEATGAAALLLSAALANHHQVSPAALRGALTGTAAFLHGVPAYGQGAGLISVGRAWQVLAKGAQPTAYTVQAPVCSVLAGALVTPRSGAGLYNRCAPDQGGQVPNRSHTYQIQLTRTGTGSDLAALSWLGNDGTFSAPSLLHLKQGRAASVAVRALPRTAGAHSAVLRVDDPATPGVDKLVLVTVVATTDPVAPSFGAAQRGEVDRNGSASMFVAVPAGAQVLKVDLSGLAKDSQTRFLAIDPQGEPVEGNAASDCYAGYSDPATCDPATRTYHQPMAGVWEFQVDSRRTSPQLENPYRLNAAVQGATLDPPSATVDEAAIHSPVERGFTATNSFGPVTAHAVGGALGAMAQEHPTITDGQMTSKQITVPRDARRLEIAMGNATDPGADLDLYLVGPTGATVGSSTHGGAAESIAMDDPAPGYYQVYVAGTHVPSGSTAFDIQDTVFSDSLGSVTVDDARPVDLAHGGKLTVHGRLTADAQPSDGRELVGRFSVATDRGDVIGSADVVVGRLTQPRATVLVDFGPATGFSLTDQGQVAGSQQVGGQTVPIRWDATAGVTRLDDGGARSGYVLGQSRTAGYAVGQLTIGSQTHGGLWDANGKLTVLPIPDGKAYSFDRAFAVNDSGTVVGNATGYVSDPTTGKNTEVNDAFSWTAAGGFRMLPNLAGDASLTEPLAIGDDGTVVGHSDAGGRRHAVKWAPDGTVTDLGTLPGMADSYAQAINSSGVIVGSSGDDAFVLRPGGAMTRLPDFGFDANALGISDSGWIVGTAETAPDETTAVVWDPQGRLYDISAMVDGQRWAPTEGIGINNHDQVAFYAFDTADEGTTKVVVAQL from the coding sequence ATGCCACGCCAGTACGTCCGCCGCAGACCCCGGCTGACCGCCGCGGTTCTCGCGGCAGCCCTCTGCGCAGCCGCCCTCGGCCTGTCGAGCCAGTCCGCGCACGCCGCGGGCGGCGGCCACACCCCGCACTCCCTCGGGGCGCCCCGCAGCACCGTCGCCAAGGCCGACCCGCACGGGAAGCTCGGCGCGCACGACCGGACCCTGTTGCAGACCGCGCAGAGCCGGAAGGCCCCGACGGTCACCGTGCTGCTCGCCACCGACCAGGGGGACACCGGCAAGGCGCGGGCCGAGGTCGCCAAGCTCGGCGGCCGGACCGAGAAGGTCGACGACCGTCTCGGCTACCTGCGCGCGAGCGTACCGACGGGCAAGGCCGAGCAGTTGGCCGCGTCCGACGCCGTCACCGCCGTCGACCTGGACGAGACCTTCAAGCTGTCCGACCCGTCGCCGGTCACCGCACAGGACCGGCACGCCGGACAGGGCGCCGGCACCGCCCCTGCTCCCGGGCCGGGCACCCCGGCCGACAACGCGTACCTGCCCACCGCCGACACCGGTGCCGTCGACTTCGTCCGGCAGCACCCGACGTGGGACGGGCGCGGGGTCACCGTCGGCATTCTCGACACCGGAGTGGACCTGGACCAGCCGGCGCTGCGGACCACCACCACCGGGGCCCGCAAGATCGCGAACTGGGTCACCGCCACCGACCCGGTGCAGGACGGCGACCCGACGTGGCTGGAGATGCACACCAAGGTCACCGTCACCGGGAGCACGTTCACCACCGGCGGCGTCACCTGGACCGCGCCCGCCGGCAGTTACGAGTTCCAGACCTTCGCCGAGAAGAACCTGTACAACAGCGAGTTGGGCGGCGACGTCAACCGCGACGGCGACACCAGCGACGTCTTCGGCGTGCTGTACCGCCCGTCGGACCACACCATCTGGGTCGACGCCGACCAGGACCACGTGTTCGGTGCCGGTGACGTGGTCCGGCCGTACGCCCAGAGCGGGCAGGTCGCCCACTTCGGCACCGACGACCCGAAGACCGCCGTCGCCGAGACCATGCCGTTCACGGTGGAGTACCGCGACGGCGTGGACCTGTCCGCCCGCGGCGGTACGTCCGTCGGCAAGACCGCCGACTTCGTCAACCTGGGCCTGGTCTCCGGTTCCCACGGCACCCACGTGGCCGGCATCACCGCCGGGCACGGGCTGTTCGGCGGGAAGATGAACGGCGCGGCGCCCGGCGCCCGGATCGTCTCCGAGCGGGTCTGCCTGGCCGCGGGATGCACCGACTCCGCGCTGACCGAGGGCATGATCGACGCCGTGGTCAACCAGCACGTCGACGTGATCAACCTGTCGATCGGCGGTCTGAGCGCGCTCAACGACGGCTCCTCGGTCCGTGAACTGCTCTACAACCGGCTGATCGACGGCTACGGCGTGCAGTTCTTCGTCTCCGCCGGCAACGACGGCTCGGGCATGAACACCGTCGCGGAACCGTCGACCGCTGATGAGGCCGTCAGCGTCGGAGCCTCCGTCAGCAAGGAGACCTGGTGGGCGGATTACGGCGCGAAGGTCAGCGCCTCACAGGCGCTCTTCCCCTTCTCCGCCCGCGGCCCGCGCGAGGACGGGGACCTCAAGCCGACCCTGGTGGCGCCCGGCGCCGCCGTCTCGACCGTGCCGATGTGGCAGGCCGGCTCCAGCGTGCCCCAGGCCGGGTACGACCTTCCGCCCGGCTACGCCATGGAGAACGGCACCTCGATGGCCTCTCCCGAGGCCACCGGCGCCGCCGCGCTGCTGCTGTCCGCCGCCCTCGCCAACCACCACCAGGTCAGCCCGGCCGCGTTGCGCGGCGCGCTCACCGGCACCGCGGCTTTCCTGCACGGCGTGCCCGCCTACGGACAGGGCGCCGGCCTGATATCCGTCGGCCGGGCCTGGCAGGTGCTGGCCAAGGGCGCGCAGCCCACGGCCTATACCGTCCAGGCACCCGTGTGCAGCGTGCTCGCCGGGGCGCTGGTGACCCCGCGCTCGGGCGCGGGCCTGTACAACCGCTGCGCGCCCGACCAGGGCGGGCAGGTGCCGAACCGGTCGCACACGTACCAGATCCAGCTGACGCGTACCGGCACGGGCAGCGACCTGGCCGCGCTGTCCTGGCTCGGCAACGACGGCACGTTCTCGGCGCCTTCCTTGCTGCACCTGAAGCAGGGCCGGGCCGCCTCGGTCGCGGTCCGCGCGCTGCCGCGCACCGCCGGCGCGCACTCCGCGGTCCTGCGCGTCGACGACCCGGCCACCCCCGGCGTCGACAAGCTGGTGCTGGTCACGGTCGTCGCCACCACCGACCCGGTGGCGCCGTCGTTCGGCGCGGCGCAGCGCGGCGAGGTCGACCGGAACGGCTCGGCGTCCATGTTCGTCGCGGTGCCCGCCGGTGCCCAGGTCCTCAAGGTGGACCTGTCGGGCCTGGCCAAGGACAGCCAGACCCGTTTCCTGGCGATCGACCCGCAGGGCGAGCCGGTGGAGGGCAACGCGGCGAGCGACTGCTACGCCGGCTACTCCGACCCCGCGACCTGTGACCCTGCCACCCGGACCTACCACCAACCGATGGCCGGCGTGTGGGAGTTCCAGGTCGACAGCCGCCGCACCTCGCCGCAACTGGAGAACCCCTACCGGCTGAACGCCGCCGTGCAGGGCGCCACGCTCGACCCGCCCTCCGCCACGGTCGACGAGGCCGCGATCCACTCGCCGGTCGAGCGCGGCTTCACCGCGACCAACTCGTTCGGACCGGTGACGGCGCACGCCGTCGGCGGCGCGCTGGGCGCGATGGCGCAGGAGCACCCGACCATCACCGACGGGCAGATGACGAGCAAGCAGATCACGGTGCCGCGTGACGCCAGGCGTTTGGAGATCGCCATGGGCAACGCCACCGACCCCGGAGCCGACCTGGACCTGTACCTGGTCGGACCCACCGGGGCCACGGTCGGGTCGTCCACCCACGGCGGCGCCGCGGAGTCGATCGCCATGGACGACCCGGCGCCCGGTTACTACCAGGTGTACGTCGCCGGCACCCATGTGCCCTCCGGCAGCACCGCCTTCGACATCCAGGACACGGTCTTCTCGGATTCCCTGGGGTCGGTCACCGTCGACGACGCACGGCCCGTCGACCTTGCGCACGGCGGGAAGCTCACCGTCCACGGCCGGCTGACCGCCGACGCCCAGCCGTCGGACGGGCGAGAACTCGTCGGACGGTTCTCCGTGGCCACCGACCGGGGCGATGTCATCGGCAGCGCCGATGTGGTGGTGGGGAGGCTGACCCAACCGCGGGCCACGGTGCTCGTGGACTTCGGCCCGGCGACCGGATTCAGCCTGACCGACCAGGGCCAGGTCGCCGGCTCGCAGCAGGTCGGCGGCCAGACCGTGCCGATCCGCTGGGACGCCACCGCCGGCGTCACCCGGCTCGACGACGGCGGTGCCCGCAGCGGCTACGTCCTCGGCCAGAGCCGCACCGCGGGCTACGCCGTCGGCCAGTTGACCATCGGCAGCCAGACCCACGGCGGCCTGTGGGACGCGAACGGAAAGCTCACGGTGCTGCCGATCCCGGACGGCAAGGCATACAGCTTCGACCGGGCCTTCGCGGTCAACGACTCGGGAACGGTCGTCGGCAACGCCACCGGCTACGTCAGCGATCCGACCACCGGGAAGAACACCGAGGTCAACGACGCCTTCTCCTGGACGGCGGCGGGCGGATTCCGGATGCTGCCCAACCTGGCCGGAGACGCCTCCCTCACCGAGCCGCTGGCCATCGGTGACGACGGCACCGTCGTCGGGCACTCCGACGCCGGCGGCCGGCGCCACGCGGTGAAGTGGGCGCCGGACGGCACCGTCACCGACCTCGGCACCCTGCCGGGAATGGCGGACAGCTACGCCCAGGCCATCAACAGCTCCGGGGTGATTGTCGGCAGCAGCGGCGACGACGCCTTCGTGCTGCGGCCGGGTGGCGCCATGACCCGGCTGCCGGACTTCGGGTTCGACGCGAACGCGCTGGGGATCAGCGACTCGGGCTGGATCGTCGGCACCGCCGAGACCGCGCCGGACGAGACCACTGCCGTGGTCTGGGACCCCCAGGGCCGCTTGTACGACATCAGTGCCATGGTCGACGGGCAGCGCTGGGCGCCGACCGAGGGCATCGGCATCAACAACCACGACCAGGTCGCCTTCTACGCCTTCGACACGGCCGACGAAGGCACCACCAAGGTGGTGGTCGCCCAGCTCTGA
- a CDS encoding SDR family oxidoreductase, translating to MSTVITGASGHLGRLVVDQLLAGGTPPAQIVATGRDVDKLTDLAHGGVTVRRADFADPLTLDDAFAGADTLLLVSTTTVGERFDNARNAIDAAARAGVSRIVYTSIVNASTARMTLADEHRRTEEYLRASGSEFVILRNGWYLENYTDQLPMITRYHALLGSAHDGLVSAAGRRDYAAAAAAVLTQDGHLGATYELGGPAFTLTELAATISDVLGTPIVYQDMSVADYTATLTAAGLPPEMAAAVADADAGLARGELFTAGEDLVKLIGRPATTAREAVQNAATVEETR from the coding sequence ATGTCCACTGTCATCACCGGAGCATCGGGTCACCTCGGCCGGCTCGTCGTCGATCAGCTTCTCGCCGGCGGAACACCGCCGGCGCAGATCGTGGCCACCGGCCGGGACGTCGACAAGCTCACCGACCTCGCACACGGCGGGGTGACGGTGCGGCGCGCGGACTTCGCCGATCCGCTCACCCTCGACGACGCCTTCGCGGGCGCCGACACGCTGCTGCTGGTCTCCACGACGACGGTGGGGGAGCGGTTCGACAACGCCCGCAACGCCATCGACGCGGCGGCCCGCGCCGGTGTGTCCCGGATCGTGTACACCAGCATCGTCAACGCCTCGACCGCGCGCATGACTCTCGCCGACGAACATCGCCGCACGGAGGAGTACCTGCGTGCCAGCGGTTCGGAGTTCGTCATCCTGCGCAACGGATGGTACTTGGAGAACTACACCGACCAGCTTCCGATGATCACCCGGTACCACGCACTGCTGGGCAGCGCGCACGACGGTCTCGTCAGCGCGGCCGGCCGCCGCGACTACGCGGCTGCCGCCGCCGCGGTGCTGACGCAGGACGGGCACCTCGGAGCGACCTACGAGCTGGGCGGACCGGCGTTCACCCTGACCGAACTCGCCGCCACGATCAGCGACGTCCTCGGCACCCCCATCGTCTACCAGGACATGTCGGTCGCCGATTACACCGCCACCCTGACCGCCGCGGGGCTGCCCCCGGAGATGGCTGCCGCCGTCGCCGACGCCGACGCCGGCCTGGCCCGCGGAGAGTTGTTCACCGCCGGCGAGGACCTGGTGAAGCTCATCGGCCGGCCGGCGACCACGGCGCGCGAAGCCGTCCAGAACGCCGCGACCGTCGAGGAGACACGGTGA
- a CDS encoding SDR family NAD(P)-dependent oxidoreductase has protein sequence MTSTSNLAGKRALVTGGSSGIGAAIVRRLAAQGAAVAVNYRSDKDAAEALVGELRNDGREASAFAADISDRAQCHELVGAVASEFGGLDLLVSNAGVEHFGALETITQADFDRLFQTNVAGQLFVTQAAAAAMADGGRIVLSSSVSARLEVHRHALYAASKAAIPAMVRNLAPELAERNIAINAIAPGATATRMAGYAPHYIHPALTGVPFPALVRSMSALGRLAQPDEIAAVVAFLLSPDASYITGATIEADGGWN, from the coding sequence ATGACATCGACATCAAACCTGGCCGGCAAGCGGGCCCTGGTCACCGGAGGCAGCAGCGGAATCGGCGCCGCGATCGTGCGGCGGCTCGCCGCCCAGGGAGCCGCGGTCGCGGTCAACTACCGATCCGACAAGGACGCCGCCGAGGCGCTCGTCGGCGAACTCCGCAACGACGGGCGTGAGGCGTCGGCCTTCGCGGCCGACATCAGCGACAGGGCGCAGTGCCACGAGCTGGTCGGCGCGGTGGCGTCCGAGTTCGGCGGCCTGGATCTGCTGGTCAGCAACGCCGGGGTCGAGCACTTCGGGGCGCTGGAGACCATCACCCAGGCCGACTTCGACCGCCTCTTCCAGACCAACGTGGCCGGACAGCTGTTCGTCACGCAGGCGGCGGCCGCCGCGATGGCCGACGGCGGCCGGATCGTGCTCAGCTCCTCCGTCAGCGCACGCCTGGAGGTCCATCGACACGCCCTGTACGCGGCAAGCAAAGCCGCCATCCCGGCGATGGTGCGCAATCTCGCTCCCGAACTGGCGGAGCGGAACATCGCCATCAACGCGATCGCCCCCGGCGCCACCGCCACCCGCATGGCCGGCTACGCCCCCCACTACATCCACCCCGCGCTCACCGGTGTTCCTTTTCCCGCACTCGTCCGCTCGATGAGCGCACTCGGACGGTTGGCCCAACCTGACGAGATCGCCGCCGTGGTCGCGTTTCTCCTCTCCCCGGACGCGTCGTACATCACCGGCGCCACCATCGAAGCCGACGGCGGCTGGAACTGA
- a CDS encoding MarR family winged helix-turn-helix transcriptional regulator, which produces MDDEQQVNLGVALFIPYRYTEDRMFRALQDAGFDDWTLAQCRVFQRVAPDGSRLTDLADQAQMSKQSAGVLVDQLERLGYVRRVPDPTDGRARLIVIEERGRRAVEVASATLDEILAEWKAYLGTRNFALLQQILDQLREITDPYAR; this is translated from the coding sequence ATGGACGACGAGCAGCAGGTGAATCTAGGGGTGGCGCTGTTCATCCCGTATCGGTACACCGAGGACCGGATGTTCCGGGCCCTGCAGGATGCCGGGTTCGACGACTGGACCCTCGCCCAGTGTCGGGTGTTCCAACGCGTCGCCCCTGACGGTTCACGCCTCACGGACCTCGCTGACCAGGCACAAATGAGCAAGCAGAGCGCCGGCGTGCTGGTCGACCAACTGGAGCGCCTGGGCTACGTCCGCCGGGTCCCCGACCCCACGGACGGTCGCGCCCGGCTGATCGTGATCGAGGAACGCGGCAGGCGGGCGGTCGAGGTGGCCTCGGCGACGCTCGACGAGATCCTCGCGGAGTGGAAGGCGTACCTGGGCACGCGCAACTTCGCGCTGCTGCAGCAGATCCTTGACCAGCTCCGCGAGATCACCGACCCCTACGCGCGGTAG
- a CDS encoding hemerythrin domain-containing protein has product MSTSAPGVDTHEMVLIHRVIRREFGQLPRLLRSAAHDPARSKVIGAHAQEMLNFLHTHHTGEDELLFPVLRERAALDPELMDRMDTQHARVDDAVTAVGAELPAWTASADAAAGERMAALIDAMMPTLIDHLAEEEQKILPIVSVTLTQREWDALGKHGMSAIPLTRRLVFLGHITEETDDAERERFLKVVPAPARLAYKLIGHRRFTRETATIRG; this is encoded by the coding sequence GTGAGCACCTCCGCACCCGGCGTCGACACCCATGAGATGGTGCTGATCCACCGCGTCATCCGGCGCGAGTTCGGTCAGCTCCCGCGACTGCTGCGCTCCGCGGCCCATGACCCTGCGCGATCCAAGGTCATCGGCGCGCACGCCCAAGAGATGCTGAACTTCCTCCACACCCACCACACCGGCGAGGACGAACTGCTCTTTCCCGTGCTGCGCGAGCGCGCCGCGCTCGACCCGGAGCTGATGGACCGGATGGACACGCAGCACGCGCGGGTCGACGACGCTGTCACGGCCGTCGGCGCGGAACTGCCGGCGTGGACCGCGAGCGCGGACGCCGCCGCCGGCGAGCGGATGGCGGCCCTCATCGACGCCATGATGCCGACACTGATCGACCACCTGGCGGAGGAGGAACAGAAGATACTCCCGATCGTCTCGGTCACGCTGACGCAACGCGAATGGGACGCGCTCGGCAAGCACGGCATGAGCGCGATTCCGCTCACACGGCGGCTGGTCTTCCTCGGCCACATCACCGAGGAGACCGATGACGCGGAACGGGAGAGGTTCTTGAAGGTCGTGCCGGCCCCGGCCCGCTTGGCCTACAAGCTGATCGGGCACCGCCGGTTCACCCGCGAAACCGCTACCATCCGCGGCTGA